A genomic window from Micromonospora sp. WMMA1947 includes:
- a CDS encoding VTT domain-containing protein — translation MTDAARPGRRPVARRLAGLLRQPSARRFGLLLLLLAGFGVTLLLVPRPDPADLPRLADSLGGYGPPAAVVGGALLLVALVPRTFVTLAAGAIFGPVQGAAYALGAALLAAAIGFTVGRVLGRDFVAERVRGRLARLDGWFARQSVFGVITVRLLPIAGFGLVSYGYGTTAARVAPFLAGSVIASAPTAIGYAAIGAAVTTPGSINWYAAAPASLGLIASVLIIHRWWRAERRRSAGPAG, via the coding sequence GTGACCGACGCCGCCCGGCCGGGGCGGCGACCGGTGGCCCGCCGGCTCGCCGGGTTGCTGCGGCAGCCCTCGGCGCGCCGGTTCGGGCTGCTTCTCCTGCTGCTCGCCGGGTTCGGCGTGACGCTGCTGCTGGTGCCCCGGCCGGACCCGGCCGACCTGCCCCGGCTCGCCGACTCGCTCGGCGGCTACGGCCCGCCCGCCGCCGTGGTCGGCGGCGCGCTGCTGCTGGTGGCGCTGGTGCCGCGGACGTTCGTCACGCTGGCCGCGGGCGCGATCTTCGGCCCGGTGCAGGGCGCCGCGTACGCGCTCGGCGCGGCGTTGCTGGCGGCGGCCATCGGATTCACTGTGGGCCGGGTGCTCGGCCGCGACTTCGTCGCCGAGCGGGTACGGGGCCGGCTGGCCCGCCTCGACGGCTGGTTCGCCCGGCAGAGCGTCTTCGGCGTGATCACCGTACGGCTGCTGCCGATCGCCGGGTTCGGGCTGGTCAGCTACGGCTACGGCACCACCGCCGCCCGGGTGGCGCCGTTCCTGGCCGGCAGCGTGATCGCCTCCGCCCCCACCGCGATCGGCTACGCGGCGATCGGCGCGGCGGTGACCACGCCCGGTTCGATCAACTGGTACGCGGCCGCGCCGGCCAGCCTCGGCCTGATCGCCAGCGTGCTGATCATCCACCGCTGGTGGCGGGCCGAACGGCGCCGGTCTGCCGGACCGGCCGGCTGA
- a CDS encoding glutamine amidotransferase, which produces MSTESLRIVWIYPDLLSTYGDRGNALILARRAQLRGMPVEVLEVRSDQRLPATADIYLLGGGEDGPQALGAQRLIADGGLHRAVAQGSVVFGVCAGYQLLGTSFFAKGTRCAGLELLDLSSDRGPTRAVGELAGEVDPRLGIPHLSGFENHGGRTHLGPGVSPLARVTTGVGNDGATEGAWRGKLLGTYSHGPALARNPDLADLLLRWATGIHQLPPLDDTWADRLRSERRTAVAAAPRP; this is translated from the coding sequence GTGTCAACTGAGAGCCTGCGCATCGTCTGGATCTATCCCGACCTGCTGTCCACCTACGGCGACCGGGGCAACGCGCTGATCCTGGCCCGCCGGGCCCAGCTGCGCGGCATGCCGGTCGAGGTGCTGGAGGTCCGCTCCGACCAGCGGCTGCCCGCCACCGCCGACATCTACCTGCTCGGCGGCGGCGAGGACGGCCCGCAGGCGCTCGGCGCCCAGCGCCTGATCGCCGACGGCGGCCTGCACCGGGCGGTGGCCCAGGGTTCGGTGGTGTTCGGCGTCTGCGCCGGCTACCAGCTGCTCGGCACCTCCTTCTTCGCCAAGGGCACCCGGTGCGCCGGCCTGGAGCTGCTCGACCTCTCCTCCGACCGCGGCCCCACCCGGGCCGTCGGCGAGCTGGCCGGCGAGGTCGACCCGCGGCTGGGCATCCCGCACCTGTCCGGGTTCGAGAACCACGGCGGCCGTACCCACCTCGGCCCGGGCGTGTCCCCGCTGGCCCGCGTCACCACCGGCGTCGGCAACGACGGCGCCACCGAGGGCGCGTGGCGGGGCAAGCTGCTCGGCACCTACTCGCACGGGCCGGCGCTGGCGCGCAACCCCGACCTGGCGGACCTGCTGCTGCGCTGGGCGACCGGCATCCATCAGCTCCCGCCGCTCGACGACACCTGGGCCGACCGCCTCCGCTCCGAGCGCCGCACCGCGGTGGCCGCCGCACCGAGGCCGTGA
- a CDS encoding MurT ligase domain-containing protein gives MPLRAKVASSVSRTAAALSRAAGRGDGSVIGGWIGLKIDPDLLAHLSAGRAIALVSGTNGKTTTTRLTTAAVGVLGRVATNSFGANMPTGHTSALAKAGSTPYAVLEVDEHYLAQVLEATEPHVVALLNLSRDQLDRAKEVAMMAQLWRAALVRHPRVRVVANADDPMVVWAACPPADPAQGHVPPHVTWFSAGQRWHDDSWVCPECGSTIQRSGEQWWCTGCPLRRPEPNWTVEDDGVLDPTGAWHKIQLQLPGKVNLGNAATALAVAAEFGVRPVDAVSRLGTVTSVAGRYAQVDRDGRNIRLLLAKNPASWLEAFDMADVAPTLLSINARDPDGLDTSWLFDVDFSPLNGRQVLITGDRAYDLAVRLEVNGVPFQHVRSFDEAVRAVPPGRLEVIANYTAFQDIRAELDRVN, from the coding sequence ATGCCCTTGCGGGCAAAGGTGGCCAGCTCCGTGTCGCGCACCGCCGCGGCGCTGTCGCGGGCTGCGGGCCGTGGCGACGGCTCGGTGATCGGCGGCTGGATCGGCCTCAAGATCGACCCGGACCTGCTCGCCCACCTTTCGGCCGGGCGCGCCATCGCCCTGGTGTCCGGCACCAACGGCAAGACCACCACCACCCGGCTCACCACCGCCGCGGTCGGCGTGCTCGGCCGGGTCGCCACCAACTCCTTCGGCGCGAACATGCCCACCGGCCACACCTCGGCGCTCGCAAAGGCCGGCAGCACCCCGTACGCGGTGCTGGAGGTGGACGAGCACTACCTCGCCCAGGTGCTGGAGGCGACCGAGCCGCACGTGGTGGCGCTGCTCAACCTCTCCCGCGACCAGCTCGACCGCGCCAAGGAGGTCGCCATGATGGCGCAGCTCTGGCGCGCCGCCCTGGTCCGGCACCCGCGGGTACGGGTGGTCGCCAACGCCGACGACCCGATGGTGGTGTGGGCCGCGTGCCCGCCGGCCGACCCGGCCCAGGGCCACGTGCCGCCGCACGTCACCTGGTTCAGCGCCGGGCAGCGCTGGCACGACGACTCCTGGGTCTGCCCCGAGTGCGGCTCCACCATCCAGCGCTCCGGCGAGCAGTGGTGGTGCACCGGCTGCCCGCTGCGCCGCCCCGAGCCGAACTGGACCGTCGAGGACGACGGTGTGCTCGACCCCACCGGCGCCTGGCACAAGATCCAGCTGCAGCTCCCCGGCAAGGTCAACCTCGGCAACGCGGCCACCGCCCTGGCCGTCGCCGCCGAGTTCGGCGTACGCCCGGTGGACGCGGTGTCCCGGCTCGGCACGGTGACCTCGGTGGCCGGCCGCTACGCCCAGGTGGACCGCGACGGGCGCAACATCCGGCTGCTGCTGGCGAAGAACCCGGCGAGCTGGCTGGAGGCGTTCGACATGGCCGACGTCGCGCCGACACTGCTGTCCATCAACGCCCGCGACCCCGACGGGCTGGACACCTCCTGGCTGTTCGACGTGGACTTCTCCCCGCTGAACGGCCGGCAGGTGCTGATCACCGGCGACCGGGCGTACGACCTGGCGGTGCGGCTGGAGGTCAACGGCGTGCCGTTCCAGCACGTCCGCAGCTTCGACGAGGCCGTCCGCGCGGTCCCGCCGGGCCGGCTGGAGGTCATCGCCAACTACACCGCCTTCCAGGACATCCGAGCGGAGCTGGACCGTGTCAACTGA
- the mraZ gene encoding division/cell wall cluster transcriptional repressor MraZ: protein MFLGTHTPRLDDKGRLILPAKFRDELAGGVVITKGQERCLYVFPMPEFQRIADQLRAQPMTSKAARAYSRVFFASAHDEVPDKQGRVTIPGHLRSYAALDRDLVVIGASTRVEIWDKAAWEAYLAESEDDFADIEEGVLPGGL from the coding sequence ATGTTCCTCGGCACCCACACTCCGCGCCTGGACGACAAAGGCCGGTTGATCCTTCCGGCGAAGTTCCGGGACGAACTGGCGGGGGGTGTCGTGATCACCAAAGGGCAGGAGCGCTGCCTCTACGTCTTCCCGATGCCCGAGTTCCAGCGGATCGCCGACCAGTTGCGCGCGCAGCCGATGACGAGCAAGGCGGCCCGGGCCTACAGCCGGGTCTTCTTCGCCAGCGCGCACGACGAGGTGCCGGACAAGCAGGGCCGGGTCACCATTCCCGGCCACCTGCGGTCGTACGCGGCACTGGACCGGGATCTGGTCGTGATCGGAGCGAGCACCCGGGTGGAGATCTGGGACAAGGCGGCCTGGGAGGCCTACCTCGCGGAGAGCGAAGACGACTTCGCCGACATCGAGGAGGGGGTGCTGCCCGGCGGTCTGTAG
- the rsmH gene encoding 16S rRNA (cytosine(1402)-N(4))-methyltransferase RsmH: MGELRGTHVPVLLERCLELLAPALGRPGRTVHVDATLGLAGHAEAVLTAHPDTVLIGLDRDTEALAHARVRLARFADRIHLEHAVYDELPEVLDRLGYPAIDGVLFDLGVSSLQLDAPDRGFAYAQDAPLDMRMDQTRGVTAEEVVNTYSHPDLARLLRVYGEEKFAGKIASAIIRERERTRITSSARLAELVRDAIPAPARRTGGHPAKRTFQALRIEVNRELAALETALPAALDKLTVGGRMVVLSYHSLEDRLTKQALADRVRSKGPIDLPVELPGSGPTFRLLSRGAELPGEAEVAANPRAASVRLRAAERLDPEATRQGRTDRERYRRRVKAMHQPGTGSPGSGEDPRSAPGDANGTDEEGEGT; encoded by the coding sequence ATGGGGGAGCTACGCGGCACGCACGTGCCGGTGCTGCTCGAGCGGTGTCTCGAGCTGCTGGCCCCCGCACTGGGCCGGCCCGGTCGCACCGTCCACGTCGACGCCACGCTCGGCCTGGCCGGGCACGCCGAGGCGGTGCTCACGGCGCATCCGGACACGGTGCTGATCGGCCTGGACCGGGACACCGAGGCGCTCGCCCACGCGCGGGTCCGCCTGGCCCGGTTCGCCGACCGGATCCACCTGGAGCACGCCGTCTACGACGAGCTGCCCGAGGTGCTCGACCGGCTCGGTTACCCGGCGATCGACGGGGTGCTGTTCGACCTCGGCGTCTCGTCCCTGCAACTGGACGCGCCCGACCGCGGGTTCGCCTACGCGCAGGACGCGCCGCTGGACATGCGGATGGACCAGACCCGGGGGGTGACCGCCGAGGAGGTGGTCAACACCTACTCCCACCCGGACCTGGCCCGCCTGCTGCGGGTGTACGGCGAGGAGAAGTTCGCCGGGAAGATCGCCTCGGCGATCATCCGGGAACGGGAGCGCACCCGGATCACCTCCTCGGCCCGGCTGGCCGAGCTGGTGCGGGACGCCATTCCCGCACCCGCCCGACGAACCGGTGGACACCCGGCAAAGAGAACGTTTCAGGCTTTACGGATCGAGGTAAACAGAGAACTGGCAGCGCTGGAGACGGCGCTGCCGGCTGCTCTGGACAAGCTCACAGTGGGCGGCCGCATGGTGGTCCTGTCCTACCACTCGCTGGAGGACCGGCTCACCAAGCAGGCGCTCGCCGACCGGGTCCGCAGTAAGGGCCCGATCGACCTCCCGGTCGAACTGCCCGGGTCGGGCCCGACGTTCCGGCTGTTGAGCCGGGGCGCCGAGCTGCCCGGGGAGGCGGAGGTGGCCGCGAACCCGCGTGCCGCCTCGGTGCGGCTGCGTGCCGCCGAACGCCTCGACCCGGAGGCGACCCGGCAGGGGCGTACCGACCGCGAACGGTACCGCCGCCGGGTGAAGGCGATGCACCAACCGGGGACGGGGTCACCGGGGTCCGGCGAGGACCCGCGGTCGGCCCCGGGGGACGCGAACGGGACGGACGAGGAGGGGGAGGGGACATGA
- a CDS encoding penicillin-binding protein 2, with protein MPPRSDDPRRDATGSRRGSSRGSEPREPGLGGISDARAYTPRGRTVREGGGAEQRRTPRSNRSGDPFRPALQVLDGGRAGRAGTREPATDGARAGRRSTAAGGRAGVVRTVSSRPVREPFDDEEDAPPPRRRSQPRRPDAQPRRPVRKPRRPPRLGDPRRRLRLGTVLALALFASIGVRLVYLQTVDTPAYADGGLPNRLAVVELPAPRGAILDRDGEPLAHSVEARYVFADPTRVKDRFATARLLSPLLGVPVSDLAEKMRKRTLPGTDTPLQFVYLARGVEIATAKRIMALDLAGINVHRDERREVPGGDLAANLIGFVSQDMNGLEGLEAKYDDVLRGQAGKRTYEVGLGDLAAPIPGGYSRTTQPQPGSSLKLTVDRDLQFMTQRILAKQTAKVKGSVGAAVIIEVPSGEVLAQASQPTYDAANPTKVASPSDRDDAATTFVVDPGSIHKAITFGAALQEGVITPDTAFPVANTIDRGGVTFRDTHPVDGRTMSIPGMLAFSSNVGTIEIGEKLGKERLFDYQKRFGLGQVTGEGMPGEAAGRLLPPDQWSGSAYGSVPIGHSVDATPLQMAAAYATIANNGTYVQPHLVKETIGADGERSPAAAPTTRSVLSPANAAALRRMMEAVTTVDGPDGQATGLAAAVPGYRVAGKTGTGLRYDGGKQQPGEVGSFIGMAPAENPRYVVAVFVWSPGGGGGAVAAPAFREMMGFTLRHYRVPPSLTNKSPKFEVFPR; from the coding sequence GTGCCGCCGAGATCGGATGATCCGCGCCGGGACGCCACGGGCTCCCGGCGCGGCTCGTCGCGGGGGTCGGAGCCGCGCGAGCCGGGCCTCGGGGGGATCTCCGACGCCCGGGCGTACACCCCGCGCGGCCGGACCGTGCGCGAGGGCGGCGGCGCCGAGCAACGGCGTACCCCCCGCAGCAACCGGTCCGGCGACCCGTTCCGGCCCGCGTTGCAGGTGCTCGACGGTGGCCGGGCCGGGCGTGCCGGCACGCGGGAGCCCGCGACCGACGGCGCCCGGGCCGGCCGCCGGTCCACCGCCGCGGGCGGCCGGGCCGGCGTGGTGCGGACCGTCTCGTCCCGGCCGGTGCGGGAGCCGTTCGACGACGAGGAGGACGCGCCGCCGCCACGCCGCCGGTCCCAGCCGCGCCGCCCGGATGCGCAGCCCCGCCGGCCGGTCCGCAAGCCGCGCCGGCCGCCGCGACTCGGTGACCCGCGCCGGCGCCTGCGGCTCGGCACGGTGCTGGCGCTGGCGTTGTTCGCCAGCATCGGCGTGCGGCTGGTCTACCTCCAGACCGTGGACACCCCGGCGTACGCCGACGGTGGCCTGCCCAACCGGCTCGCCGTGGTCGAGCTGCCGGCCCCGCGCGGGGCGATCCTCGACCGCGACGGCGAGCCGCTGGCGCACAGCGTCGAGGCCCGGTACGTGTTCGCCGACCCGACCCGGGTCAAGGACCGGTTCGCCACCGCGCGCCTGCTCTCCCCGCTGCTCGGCGTGCCCGTGTCCGACCTGGCCGAGAAGATGCGCAAGCGCACCCTGCCCGGCACCGACACCCCGTTGCAGTTCGTCTACCTGGCCCGCGGTGTGGAGATCGCCACCGCCAAGCGGATCATGGCGCTCGACCTGGCCGGCATCAACGTGCACCGCGACGAGCGGCGCGAGGTGCCCGGCGGTGACCTGGCCGCCAACCTGATCGGCTTCGTCAGCCAGGACATGAACGGCCTGGAGGGGCTGGAGGCCAAGTACGACGACGTGCTGCGCGGGCAGGCCGGCAAGCGGACCTACGAGGTGGGCCTCGGTGACCTGGCCGCGCCCATCCCGGGCGGCTACAGCCGCACCACCCAGCCGCAGCCGGGTAGCTCGCTGAAGCTCACCGTCGACCGGGACCTGCAGTTCATGACGCAGCGGATCCTGGCCAAGCAGACGGCCAAGGTGAAGGGCAGCGTCGGCGCCGCGGTGATCATCGAGGTGCCGAGCGGCGAGGTGCTGGCGCAGGCCAGCCAGCCGACGTACGACGCGGCCAACCCCACGAAGGTCGCCTCGCCGTCGGACCGGGACGACGCGGCCACCACGTTCGTCGTCGACCCGGGCTCGATCCACAAGGCGATCACCTTCGGCGCCGCGCTCCAGGAGGGCGTGATCACCCCGGACACCGCGTTCCCGGTCGCCAACACGATCGACAGGGGCGGGGTCACCTTCCGCGACACCCACCCGGTCGACGGCCGCACCATGAGCATCCCCGGCATGCTCGCCTTCTCCTCGAACGTCGGCACCATCGAGATCGGCGAGAAGCTCGGCAAGGAACGGCTCTTCGACTACCAGAAGCGGTTCGGGCTGGGCCAGGTGACGGGCGAGGGCATGCCGGGCGAGGCGGCCGGACGGCTGCTGCCGCCCGACCAGTGGAGCGGCTCGGCGTACGGGTCGGTGCCGATCGGGCACAGCGTGGACGCCACGCCGCTGCAGATGGCCGCCGCGTACGCCACCATCGCCAACAACGGCACGTACGTGCAGCCGCACCTGGTCAAGGAGACGATCGGCGCGGACGGCGAGCGCAGCCCCGCCGCCGCGCCCACCACGCGCTCGGTGCTCAGCCCGGCCAACGCGGCGGCGCTGCGCCGGATGATGGAGGCGGTCACCACCGTCGACGGCCCGGACGGTCAGGCGACCGGGCTGGCCGCGGCCGTGCCCGGCTACCGGGTGGCCGGCAAGACCGGCACCGGCCTGCGCTACGACGGCGGCAAGCAGCAGCCCGGCGAGGTCGGCTCGTTCATCGGCATGGCACCGGCGGAGAACCCCCGGTACGTGGTGGCGGTGTTCGTGTGGAGCCCCGGCGGCGGGGGCGGCGCGGTCGCCGCGCCCGCGTTCCGGGAGATGATGGGCTTCACTCTCCGCCACTACCGGGTGCCGCCGTCGCTGACCAACAAGTCCCCGAAGTTCGAGGTCTTTCCGCGCTGA
- a CDS encoding UDP-N-acetylmuramoyl-L-alanyl-D-glutamate--2,6-diaminopimelate ligase: protein MRSEPDDRVGSDAVPGNPRPTTVRPVRLGDLAARVAATPPEEAAELAVTGVTHASQEVRPGDLYAALPGARRHGAEFAAAAAAAGAVALLTDPAGVALAAGTGLPVLVVDDPRDALGEVAATVYGDPTAGLTVIGVTGTAGKTSTSYLVESGLRAAGHVTGLIGTVETRLGDLVIDSVRTTPEATDLHAMLAVAREHGVDTVVMEVSSHALAMGRVGGVRFDVGGYTNFGSDHLDFHADEADYFAAKAKLFDGRCRVEVLNHDDPALRPLHKPGTVTYSAAGDAGATWWADGIDGEGYAQRFTLHGPDGLTLPTGVALPGRHNVANALLAVALLVAVGVDPETAARGVAACGGVPGRLELVSGDAPVRGVVDYAHKANAIEAVLTALRGLTEGRLICVLGAGGDRDRGKRPVMGGVAARGADVVLVTDDNPRTEDPAAIRAEVLAGAYAAATPARVIEVPGRRAAIEEAVRVAEPGDVVAVLGKGQERGQEIGGEVLPFDDRVELATALRARFGDLVGQR from the coding sequence GTGCGGTCGGAACCGGACGACCGGGTAGGGTCTGACGCCGTGCCCGGCAATCCACGTCCCACAACCGTGCGTCCCGTACGGCTCGGCGACCTCGCCGCCCGCGTCGCGGCGACCCCGCCGGAGGAGGCCGCCGAACTGGCCGTCACCGGCGTGACCCACGCCAGCCAGGAGGTACGCCCCGGCGACCTGTACGCCGCCCTTCCCGGTGCCCGGCGCCACGGCGCGGAGTTCGCCGCCGCCGCGGCGGCGGCGGGCGCGGTGGCCCTGCTGACCGACCCGGCCGGCGTGGCGCTGGCCGCCGGGACCGGCCTTCCCGTGCTCGTCGTCGACGACCCGCGCGACGCGCTCGGCGAGGTGGCCGCGACCGTCTACGGCGACCCGACCGCCGGACTGACGGTGATCGGGGTGACCGGCACCGCCGGCAAGACCTCCACCAGCTACCTGGTCGAGTCGGGACTGCGCGCCGCCGGGCACGTCACCGGGCTGATCGGCACCGTGGAGACCCGCCTCGGCGACCTGGTGATCGACAGCGTCCGGACCACCCCGGAGGCCACCGACCTGCACGCCATGCTCGCGGTGGCCCGTGAACACGGGGTGGACACCGTGGTGATGGAGGTGTCCAGCCACGCCCTCGCCATGGGCCGGGTCGGCGGCGTCCGGTTCGACGTCGGCGGCTACACCAACTTCGGCTCCGACCACCTGGACTTCCACGCCGACGAGGCGGACTACTTCGCGGCCAAGGCCAAGCTGTTCGACGGCCGCTGCCGGGTCGAGGTGCTCAACCACGACGACCCCGCGTTGCGCCCGCTGCACAAGCCGGGCACCGTCACCTACTCGGCGGCCGGCGACGCCGGTGCGACCTGGTGGGCCGACGGGATCGACGGCGAGGGCTACGCGCAGCGGTTCACGCTGCACGGGCCGGACGGGCTGACGCTCCCGACCGGCGTGGCGCTGCCCGGCCGGCACAACGTGGCGAACGCGCTGCTGGCGGTCGCCCTGCTGGTCGCCGTCGGAGTGGACCCGGAGACCGCGGCGCGCGGCGTGGCCGCCTGCGGCGGTGTGCCCGGCCGGCTGGAACTGGTCAGCGGCGACGCCCCGGTACGCGGGGTGGTCGACTACGCGCACAAGGCCAACGCGATCGAGGCGGTCCTGACCGCGCTGCGCGGCCTGACCGAGGGCCGGCTGATCTGCGTGCTGGGCGCCGGCGGCGACCGGGACCGGGGCAAGCGGCCGGTGATGGGCGGCGTGGCCGCGCGCGGCGCCGACGTGGTGCTGGTGACCGACGACAACCCGCGGACCGAGGACCCGGCCGCGATCCGGGCCGAGGTGCTGGCCGGCGCGTACGCCGCCGCGACCCCGGCCCGCGTCATCGAGGTGCCCGGGCGGCGGGCGGCGATCGAGGAGGCGGTCCGGGTGGCCGAACCGGGTGACGTGGTGGCGGTGCTGGGCAAGGGCCAGGAACGCGGCCAGGAGATCGGCGGCGAGGTGCTGCCGTTCGACGACCGGGTGGAGCTGGCGACGGCGCTGCGCGCCCGCTTCGGTGACCTGGTGGGTCAGCGGTGA
- the murF gene encoding UDP-N-acetylmuramoyl-tripeptide--D-alanyl-D-alanine ligase — MIPLTLAEVAAAVDGRLAGADPDARVTGTVEFDSRKVNQGGLFVAFPGEHVDGHDYAAGAVSAGAVAVLGTRELPGVPMVLVGDALDAMGRLARAVVDRLPGLTVIGLTGSSGKTTTKDLIAQLAVRLGPTVAPPGSFNNELGHPYTALQATPETRYLVMEKGARGVGHVRYLCDVVPPRISVVLNVGVAHLGEFGSVETIALAKGELVEALPEDGLAVLNADDPRVDAMASRTQARVVRYGESERADVRAVDVTLDGRGRPSYTLVTPEGSAPVRLGLTGRHQVSNSLAAAAVGRELGLPLPELAAALNELGLVSTRRMDVFERPDGVTVIDDSYNANPASTGVALRALASMRGDGRTVAVLGFMAELGDFEREGHQQVGRLAAELGVDRLLVVGEPAAPIHEGATAVGNWGGESVLLTDQAAAVEVLRSELRPGDVVLVKGSRYRTWEVADALRADTREGATEGGAA; from the coding sequence GTGATCCCGCTGACGCTGGCCGAGGTGGCCGCGGCCGTCGACGGCCGGCTGGCCGGCGCCGACCCGGACGCCCGGGTCACCGGCACCGTCGAGTTCGACTCCCGCAAGGTGAACCAGGGCGGGCTGTTCGTCGCCTTCCCCGGCGAGCACGTCGACGGCCACGACTACGCGGCCGGCGCGGTCTCGGCCGGCGCGGTGGCGGTGCTCGGCACCCGGGAGCTGCCGGGCGTGCCGATGGTGCTCGTCGGCGACGCGCTCGACGCGATGGGCCGGCTGGCCCGCGCCGTCGTCGACCGGCTGCCCGGGCTGACCGTGATCGGGCTGACCGGCTCGTCCGGCAAGACCACCACCAAGGACCTGATCGCCCAGCTCGCGGTCCGGCTCGGCCCGACCGTGGCGCCGCCCGGCTCGTTCAACAACGAGCTGGGGCACCCGTACACCGCGTTGCAGGCCACCCCGGAGACCCGCTACCTGGTGATGGAGAAGGGTGCCCGCGGGGTCGGGCACGTCCGCTACCTGTGCGACGTGGTGCCGCCGCGGATCTCCGTGGTGCTCAACGTCGGCGTGGCGCACCTGGGCGAGTTCGGCTCGGTGGAGACCATCGCGCTCGCCAAGGGGGAGCTGGTCGAGGCGCTGCCCGAAGACGGGCTGGCGGTGCTCAACGCCGACGACCCGCGGGTCGACGCGATGGCGTCGCGCACCCAGGCCCGGGTGGTGCGCTACGGCGAGTCGGAGCGAGCCGACGTGCGCGCCGTGGACGTGACGCTCGACGGCCGGGGACGGCCCTCGTACACCCTGGTCACCCCGGAGGGCAGCGCGCCGGTACGGCTCGGGCTGACCGGTCGGCACCAGGTCTCCAACTCGCTCGCCGCCGCGGCGGTCGGCCGGGAGCTGGGCCTGCCGCTGCCCGAGCTGGCGGCGGCGCTGAACGAGCTGGGCCTGGTCTCGACCCGGCGGATGGACGTCTTCGAACGCCCCGACGGGGTGACCGTGATCGACGACTCGTACAACGCCAACCCGGCCTCCACCGGCGTGGCGCTGCGGGCATTGGCGAGCATGCGCGGCGACGGGCGTACCGTCGCGGTGCTCGGCTTCATGGCCGAGCTGGGTGACTTCGAACGGGAGGGGCATCAGCAGGTCGGCCGGCTCGCGGCCGAACTGGGAGTGGACCGGCTGCTCGTGGTGGGTGAGCCGGCGGCGCCGATCCACGAGGGCGCGACAGCGGTAGGCAATTGGGGAGGAGAGTCGGTGCTGCTCACCGATCAGGCGGCGGCCGTCGAGGTGCTGCGGAGCGAGCTGCGTCCGGGAGACGTGGTGCTGGTGAAGGGCTCCCGGTACCGGACCTGGGAGGTGGCCGACGCGCTGCGCGCGGACACCCGGGAGGGTGCGACGGAGGGCGGCGCCGCATGA
- the mraY gene encoding phospho-N-acetylmuramoyl-pentapeptide-transferase, with translation MRAVIVAIGVAFLISLFCTPIAIKVFARLKAGQPIRSNLGLASNEGKKGTPTMGGVVFILATVIAYVAGHLALTTLPDAQIAQVEPTITALVLLGLMVFSGAVGFIDDFLKVRKRHSGGLNKRGKLAGQILVGAVFGAVAVYFPSSMTDAGGNATNTETVGSTTLSFIRDIPALEIGKVGAVIVIIMVVMAATNGVNLTDGLDGLATGASVMVLAAYALIAFWQYRHWCADPNYTESYCYTVRDPLEIALIAGAAAGACVGFLWWNTSPARIFMGDTGALGLGGLIAGMAMSTRTILLLPILGGLFVIITMSVVIQIISFRTTGKRVFRMSPLQHHFELAGWSEVNIVVRFWIIAGIGVAIALGLFYSEFLAAVS, from the coding sequence ATGAGGGCGGTCATCGTCGCCATCGGCGTCGCGTTCCTGATCTCGCTGTTCTGCACGCCGATCGCGATCAAGGTGTTCGCCCGGCTGAAGGCCGGCCAGCCGATCCGATCGAACCTCGGGCTCGCCAGCAACGAGGGCAAGAAGGGCACGCCGACGATGGGCGGCGTGGTCTTCATCCTGGCCACCGTCATCGCGTACGTCGCCGGGCACCTGGCCCTGACCACGCTGCCGGACGCGCAGATCGCCCAGGTCGAGCCGACGATCACGGCGCTGGTGCTGCTGGGGTTGATGGTGTTCTCCGGCGCGGTCGGCTTCATCGACGACTTCCTGAAGGTGCGCAAGCGGCACAGCGGCGGCCTCAACAAGCGGGGCAAGCTGGCCGGGCAGATCCTGGTCGGTGCCGTGTTCGGCGCGGTGGCCGTCTACTTCCCGTCGAGCATGACCGACGCCGGCGGCAACGCGACGAACACCGAGACGGTGGGCAGCACCACGCTGAGCTTCATCCGGGACATCCCGGCGCTGGAGATCGGCAAGGTCGGCGCGGTGATCGTCATCATCATGGTGGTCATGGCGGCCACCAACGGCGTCAACCTCACCGACGGTCTCGACGGCCTGGCCACCGGCGCCTCGGTGATGGTGCTGGCGGCGTACGCGCTGATCGCGTTCTGGCAGTACCGGCACTGGTGCGCCGACCCGAACTACACCGAGTCGTACTGCTACACCGTGCGCGACCCGCTGGAGATCGCGCTGATCGCGGGCGCGGCGGCCGGTGCCTGCGTGGGCTTCCTGTGGTGGAACACGTCCCCGGCGCGGATCTTCATGGGTGACACCGGCGCGCTCGGGCTGGGCGGCCTGATCGCCGGCATGGCGATGTCCACCCGCACCATCCTGCTGCTGCCGATCCTGGGCGGCCTGTTCGTGATCATCACGATGTCCGTGGTCATCCAGATCATCTCCTTCCGCACCACCGGCAAGCGGGTGTTCCGGATGTCGCCGCTGCAGCACCACTTCGAGCTTGCGGGCTGGAGCGAGGTCAACATCGTGGTCCGGTTCTGGATCATCGCCGGTATCGGCGTGGCCATCGCGCTGGGCCTGTTCTACAGCGAGTTCCTCGCCGCGGTGAGCTAG